From Calothrix sp. PCC 6303, a single genomic window includes:
- the ilvC gene encoding ketol-acid reductoisomerase → MARMYYDTDANLDLLAGKTIAIIGYGSQGHAHALNLKDSGVNVIVGLYPGSKSAAKAEAAGLTVKNVADASAAADMIMILLPDEVQRTIYKEEIEPNLKAGNILAFAHGFNIHFGQVVPPADVDVVMIAPKGPGHLVRRTYEQGQGVPALFAVYQDATGQARDRAMAYAKGIGGTRAGILETTFREETETDLFGEQAVLCGGLSALIKAGFETLVEAGYQPELAYFECLHEVKLIVDLVVEGGLATMRDSISNTAEYGDYTRGPRVVTSQTKAEMKKILSEIQSGQFAREFVLENQSGKAGFTAMRRQESEHPIEEVGKDLRAMFSWLKKA, encoded by the coding sequence ATGGCTCGGATGTATTATGACACGGACGCAAATTTAGACCTTTTAGCTGGAAAAACTATTGCCATTATTGGCTATGGCTCCCAAGGTCATGCCCATGCCCTAAACTTAAAAGATAGTGGCGTGAATGTGATTGTGGGACTATACCCAGGTAGTAAATCAGCAGCAAAAGCTGAAGCAGCAGGATTAACAGTAAAAAATGTCGCAGATGCCTCAGCCGCAGCAGACATGATTATGATTCTGTTGCCGGATGAAGTGCAAAGAACAATTTATAAAGAAGAAATTGAACCCAACCTCAAAGCTGGAAATATTTTAGCCTTCGCCCATGGTTTTAATATTCACTTTGGGCAAGTAGTACCACCTGCCGATGTTGATGTGGTGATGATAGCACCAAAAGGACCCGGACACCTGGTAAGACGTACATACGAACAGGGGCAAGGAGTTCCAGCATTATTTGCAGTCTATCAAGATGCCACCGGACAAGCACGCGATCGCGCAATGGCATACGCTAAAGGAATAGGTGGAACCCGTGCGGGAATCCTGGAAACAACCTTCCGTGAAGAAACCGAAACCGACTTATTTGGAGAACAAGCAGTTCTTTGTGGTGGTTTAAGTGCCTTAATCAAAGCTGGATTTGAAACCCTTGTGGAAGCTGGTTATCAACCGGAATTAGCCTACTTTGAATGTCTACACGAAGTTAAACTAATTGTTGACTTGGTTGTAGAAGGTGGTTTGGCAACAATGCGTGACAGTATCTCTAACACAGCCGAATACGGTGATTATACACGCGGACCAAGGGTAGTTACCTCCCAAACCAAAGCTGAAATGAAGAAGATTCTTTCAGAAATTCAATCTGGACAATTTGCCCGTGAATTTGTCTTAGAAAACCAATCAGGAAAAGCTGGATTTACCGCAATGCGTCGTCAAGAATCGGAACACCCAATTGAAGAAGTGGGCAAAGATTTACGCGCCATGTTTAGCTGGTTAAAGAAAGCATAA
- a CDS encoding PAP/fibrillin family protein, protein MNNRTILKKQLQALLGKIQTSNDGSPITNLQINQALAQEVEKLTEELEGANPNLYPLLYAPSLLQGNWLLKYSTAREIRSLASLPLGLKVGKIYQAIDLANKSFFNLAFVKHPLRIISGYVKVTANFEIAKEDSQPLPDKRINVYFDKRYLSIEKIIGIDTPQLNPFKVVKANNPQGRIPTLDITYLDEDLRIGRGGDGSLFILTKSDDLINLF, encoded by the coding sequence ATGAATAATCGAACTATTTTGAAGAAGCAATTGCAAGCATTACTTGGTAAAATTCAAACATCAAATGATGGTTCTCCCATTACTAATTTACAGATAAATCAAGCCTTGGCGCAAGAAGTCGAGAAATTAACAGAGGAATTAGAAGGTGCAAACCCAAACCTCTATCCCTTACTTTATGCTCCTTCACTACTTCAAGGAAATTGGCTATTAAAATACTCTACTGCTAGAGAAATTCGTTCTTTAGCATCTCTTCCACTAGGATTAAAAGTAGGTAAAATTTACCAAGCAATTGATCTTGCAAACAAATCTTTTTTTAATCTAGCTTTTGTTAAACATCCCCTAAGAATAATATCGGGATATGTGAAAGTGACAGCAAATTTTGAGATAGCTAAAGAAGATTCACAACCTTTGCCAGACAAACGAATCAACGTTTATTTTGACAAACGTTATTTATCCATTGAAAAAATTATTGGTATTGACACACCTCAACTTAATCCTTTTAAAGTTGTCAAGGCAAATAATCCTCAAGGTAGAATTCCCACACTAGATATTACTTACTTAGATGAAGATTTGAGAATTGGGCGTGGGGGAGATGGAAGTTTATTTATTCTTACTAAATCTGATGATTTAATCAACTTATTTTAA
- the plsY gene encoding glycerol-3-phosphate 1-O-acyltransferase PlsY, with protein MATWLTACTFSLLIAYLLGSIPTGYTAVKMLKGIDIREIGSGSTGATNVLRTLGKGPGAFVLFVDSLKGVAAIFLIYWLFEFAGNHQIIPASVNVEEWQSWMVILAGIFAILGHSKSIFLGFTGGKSVATSLGILLAMNWQIGLATLGVFIIVVAISRIVSLSSICGAISVSISMTILHQPTPYILFAVVGGLYVIFRHRANIQRIIEGTEPKLGQGIKTDSLDESSTA; from the coding sequence ATGGCAACTTGGTTAACTGCTTGTACTTTCAGCCTACTTATAGCCTACTTACTAGGCTCAATTCCTACAGGTTATACAGCAGTCAAAATGTTGAAAGGAATTGACATTCGGGAAATCGGTTCCGGTTCTACTGGAGCCACAAATGTGTTAAGAACTTTAGGTAAAGGTCCTGGCGCATTTGTTCTATTTGTTGATAGCTTGAAAGGAGTAGCTGCAATATTTCTGATTTACTGGTTATTTGAATTTGCTGGGAATCACCAAATTATTCCTGCATCAGTAAATGTAGAAGAATGGCAATCTTGGATGGTGATATTAGCCGGAATATTTGCCATTTTGGGACATAGCAAATCGATTTTTCTCGGCTTTACTGGAGGTAAATCTGTAGCTACCAGTTTGGGAATATTGTTAGCCATGAATTGGCAAATTGGTTTAGCTACCCTTGGTGTATTTATTATTGTTGTCGCTATCTCGCGGATAGTTTCCCTAAGTTCAATTTGTGGTGCTATAAGTGTTTCCATATCCATGACAATCTTGCATCAACCAACACCATATATATTGTTTGCTGTTGTTGGTGGTTTGTATGTAATTTTCCGCCACAGAGCCAATATTCAGCGAATAATTGAAGGCACTGAACCAAAGTTAGGGCAGGGTATTAAGACGGATAGTTTAGACGAAAGCAGCACCGCTTGA
- a CDS encoding SDR family NAD(P)-dependent oxidoreductase, whose product MTEKFLNQINPANVFIIGATQGIGLGFVQNLLQDTRVGKIYATYRSLDSAEKLLLTESEYPDKLTCLAMDITQETQIADCCQTIQSQVKKLHLVVNCVGFLHNSAQQPEKSLKHLNIDNLTRYFQINSIGGVLLAKHLVSLFKHPEPSIFASISAKVGSIGDNKIGGWYGYRASKAALNMLMRNVSIEYGRVCPKNIVVTLHPGTTDTRLSRPFQGNVTPGKLFSVEKTVSQLLEVIEGLQPSDSGEFFSWDGTKLPW is encoded by the coding sequence ATGACAGAAAAATTTCTTAATCAAATCAACCCAGCAAATGTTTTTATTATCGGTGCTACTCAGGGTATCGGTTTAGGTTTTGTTCAAAATCTGCTTCAGGATACCAGAGTTGGGAAAATATATGCAACTTATCGAAGTTTAGATTCGGCAGAAAAGTTACTGCTAACAGAAAGTGAATATCCAGATAAATTAACTTGTTTAGCAATGGATATTACCCAGGAAACACAAATCGCTGATTGTTGTCAAACTATTCAAAGTCAAGTCAAAAAGTTACATTTAGTGGTAAACTGCGTCGGTTTTTTACATAACAGCGCACAGCAGCCAGAAAAAAGCCTGAAGCATCTAAATATAGATAATTTAACTCGTTATTTTCAAATTAATAGTATTGGTGGGGTACTCTTAGCAAAGCATTTAGTTAGTTTATTCAAACATCCAGAACCAAGTATTTTTGCCAGTATTTCCGCCAAAGTTGGTAGTATTGGTGACAATAAAATAGGGGGTTGGTATGGGTATCGCGCTTCTAAAGCTGCTTTAAATATGTTGATGCGAAATGTATCAATTGAATATGGTAGAGTTTGCCCAAAAAATATAGTTGTGACATTACATCCGGGAACAACAGATACAAGACTTTCACGTCCATTTCAAGGAAACGTGACACCAGGAAAGTTATTTTCGGTAGAAAAAACTGTGAGTCAGTTGTTAGAGGTAATTGAAGGACTTCAACCAAGTGATAGTGGAGAGTTTTTTTCCTGGGATGGAACTAAATTACCTTGGTGA
- a CDS encoding DUF3119 family protein, with translation MPPLSVTTVELKPSYNIPLVLVIAGIPLIFFQPWIGSAIALFGLFLMFQTVNIRLIFTPTALDVYRKDTLIRSFPYQEWENWRIFWNPVPILFYFKEVKSIHFLPIIFDPKTLKTCLEERCPRK, from the coding sequence ATGCCTCCATTATCGGTGACAACCGTTGAGCTAAAGCCAAGCTACAATATTCCTTTGGTTTTGGTAATTGCGGGAATTCCCTTAATATTTTTTCAGCCTTGGATTGGGAGTGCGATCGCGCTTTTCGGTTTATTCTTAATGTTCCAAACTGTAAATATCCGTTTGATTTTTACTCCCACCGCTTTAGATGTCTACCGCAAAGATACATTAATTCGTAGTTTTCCCTACCAAGAATGGGAAAATTGGCGGATATTCTGGAATCCAGTTCCCATTCTGTTTTATTTTAAAGAGGTTAAAAGTATTCATTTTCTGCCAATTATATTTGACCCCAAAACCTTAAAAACCTGTTTGGAAGAACGTTGTCCTCGGAAATAG
- a CDS encoding DUF3086 domain-containing protein, producing the protein MNGDESQTPDHNIELTTEGETDSENPNENPNIEVVENTPPEMAVVPVQQTSTEPENQLLELQQTEAELKKEIAELQASSKALQQQINTTQIAMGTLIQESLSQLEQRKQALQLSVEQLERRQERIRNEMRTTFAGTSQDLAVRVQGFKDYLTGSLQDLAVAAEQLQLAPKIREEPERTPERIPVREVSRTPETQSGTPQFAQQQFQETGKQIRRLIEQYRTKPDYYGPPWQLRRTFEPVHAERVSNWFFNQGGRGALRTMGSRLQNILVASAAISILHKLYSDRVRVIVLTSTPERLGEWRRGLQDCLGIGRPDFGRDGGVVIFETAEAVVQRAERLVKANMMPLIIIDDSEDQISLALLQFPLWLAFAPDPRMMRSNDDDF; encoded by the coding sequence ATGAACGGAGACGAATCTCAAACCCCAGATCATAACATTGAGTTAACAACAGAAGGTGAAACCGACTCAGAAAACCCAAATGAAAACCCAAATATTGAAGTAGTCGAAAATACCCCCCCAGAAATGGCTGTAGTTCCAGTCCAACAAACAAGTACAGAACCAGAAAATCAACTCTTGGAACTACAACAAACTGAAGCTGAATTAAAAAAAGAAATTGCCGAATTACAAGCATCATCCAAAGCTTTACAGCAGCAAATAAATACAACCCAAATAGCAATGGGGACATTAATTCAGGAATCCCTCTCGCAACTAGAACAACGCAAGCAGGCATTACAATTATCTGTAGAACAGTTGGAACGTCGTCAGGAACGCATTCGCAACGAAATGCGAACCACCTTTGCTGGTACATCTCAAGATTTAGCCGTCAGAGTTCAAGGCTTTAAAGACTATCTAACTGGTAGTTTACAGGATTTAGCAGTTGCCGCAGAGCAGTTGCAATTAGCACCTAAAATCCGCGAAGAACCCGAAAGAACTCCCGAAAGAATACCAGTACGGGAAGTGAGTAGAACTCCAGAAACTCAATCTGGCACACCTCAGTTTGCCCAACAGCAATTTCAAGAAACAGGTAAGCAAATTCGCCGTTTAATCGAGCAATATCGAACCAAACCCGATTACTATGGTCCTCCGTGGCAACTGCGACGAACCTTTGAACCTGTCCATGCAGAACGGGTTTCCAACTGGTTTTTTAACCAAGGTGGAAGGGGTGCATTGCGGACAATGGGTAGCCGCTTACAGAACATTTTAGTTGCTTCCGCCGCAATTTCGATCCTGCACAAACTATATAGCGATCGCGTGCGAGTTATAGTCCTTACCAGCACTCCCGAACGCCTAGGTGAATGGCGACGCGGTTTACAAGATTGCCTGGGAATCGGTCGTCCAGACTTTGGGCGCGATGGGGGAGTAGTAATATTTGAGACAGCGGAGGCAGTTGTACAGAGAGCCGAACGTTTGGTAAAGGCAAATATGATGCCTTTAATTATTATTGATGATTCCGAAGACCAAATAAGTTTAGCTTTACTGCAATTTCCCCTTTGGTTAGCATTTGCACCCGATCCTCGGATGATGCGAAGCAATGATGATGACTTTTAA
- a CDS encoding MlaE family lipid ABC transporter permease subunit, whose amino-acid sequence MSETTPKSSLGAWGQRLLTATFLAGQVFIHLIKGKIHRRNTIEQMAMVGPDSLLIALVTAVFVGAVFTIQVAREFIAFGAPNLVGGVLAVALTRELSPVLTAVILAGRVGSAFAAEIGTMRVTEQIDALVMLKTDPIDYLVIPRVVACILMLPILTLFSLVTGILGGLIIAGTVYNLSDSVFLDSARSLLDIGDIANAMIKACCFGALIAIIGCNWGLTTTGGAKGVGQSTTTAVVTSLLMIFIFNFFLSALMFQGTGSALQQ is encoded by the coding sequence TTGAGCGAAACCACACCAAAATCTAGCCTAGGCGCATGGGGTCAACGCTTGTTGACTGCAACATTTTTAGCTGGGCAAGTATTTATACATCTAATTAAAGGCAAAATTCACAGACGCAACACAATCGAACAAATGGCAATGGTTGGTCCTGACTCGCTACTGATTGCTTTAGTCACAGCGGTTTTCGTCGGGGCTGTATTTACAATTCAGGTAGCACGAGAATTTATTGCCTTTGGTGCCCCCAACTTAGTTGGGGGAGTATTAGCTGTTGCTTTAACGCGAGAACTATCACCAGTCTTGACAGCTGTCATTTTAGCTGGACGAGTTGGTTCGGCTTTTGCCGCCGAAATCGGTACCATGCGGGTTACAGAACAAATTGATGCGTTGGTGATGTTAAAAACCGATCCCATTGATTACTTAGTAATTCCCCGCGTGGTGGCTTGCATACTGATGCTACCAATTTTGACTCTATTTTCCCTCGTCACGGGAATTTTAGGAGGATTAATTATTGCCGGAACCGTTTATAATCTTTCCGATTCTGTTTTTCTTGATTCAGCCCGTAGTCTTTTAGATATTGGAGATATAGCTAATGCCATGATTAAAGCCTGTTGTTTTGGTGCTTTAATTGCCATTATCGGCTGCAACTGGGGATTAACCACCACAGGAGGGGCAAAAGGTGTCGGGCAATCCACCACCACAGCAGTAGTTACATCTTTACTAATGATCTTTATCTTTAACTTTTTTCTTTCGGCACTTATGTTCCAGGGTACAGGTAGCGCATTACAGCAATGA
- a CDS encoding SDR family NAD(P)-dependent oxidoreductase: MKYLEGKVVLVTGATRGIGKGIAIGLGESGATVYITGRSVVYNASNEVSGSLAETKLAVENAGGVCIPVQVDHSNDEQVRLLFQQIEDEQQGQLDLLVNNVYGGVLALTNTNNKPFWDCEPSLWDACNNVGLRSHYVASIFAARMMTKRKQGLICTISSWGGLSHIFGAAYGAGKSACDRLAAEMALELKPHNVTSVCLYPGIVGTEHITNMAAQMEQENLADPKNATFTERYNWETPLLTGRVIARLAAEENIIYRTGRVQIVAELAQQYSILDENGICPVSLRSLRFVMPMAFSGLRKYSQLIPDIKVPWWLLLIGMLSSPKI; this comes from the coding sequence ATGAAATATCTTGAAGGTAAAGTGGTTTTGGTGACAGGTGCAACAAGGGGAATTGGTAAGGGTATTGCCATTGGACTTGGGGAATCTGGTGCAACCGTATATATTACAGGGCGAAGTGTTGTTTATAATGCCAGTAATGAGGTATCTGGTAGCCTTGCGGAAACAAAATTAGCGGTTGAAAATGCTGGTGGTGTGTGTATTCCTGTTCAAGTAGACCACAGTAATGATGAACAGGTGAGGTTACTTTTTCAACAGATTGAGGATGAACAACAGGGACAACTTGATTTACTGGTAAATAATGTTTATGGGGGAGTTTTAGCGTTAACAAATACGAATAATAAACCTTTTTGGGATTGTGAACCAAGTCTTTGGGATGCTTGTAATAATGTTGGACTTCGTAGTCATTATGTAGCGAGTATTTTTGCCGCACGAATGATGACAAAACGCAAGCAAGGATTAATTTGTACGATTTCCTCTTGGGGTGGATTATCCCATATTTTTGGTGCCGCATATGGGGCTGGGAAGTCAGCGTGTGATCGCTTGGCGGCTGAAATGGCGTTGGAACTCAAACCCCATAATGTCACATCTGTTTGCCTCTACCCCGGTATTGTGGGTACGGAACACATTACCAATATGGCTGCACAGATGGAGCAAGAAAATTTAGCCGATCCTAAAAATGCAACTTTTACAGAGCGATACAACTGGGAAACACCTTTATTGACAGGGAGAGTAATTGCTAGACTTGCAGCAGAAGAAAACATCATTTACCGTACCGGAAGGGTGCAAATTGTTGCAGAATTGGCACAACAATATAGTATTCTCGATGAAAATGGGATCTGCCCTGTGTCGTTGCGTTCTTTACGTTTCGTAATGCCAATGGCATTTTCTGGGCTGAGAAAGTATTCGCAGTTAATACCAGACATTAAAGTTCCTTGGTGGCTGCTATTAATTGGGATGCTGAGTTCGCCTAAGATATAA
- a CDS encoding alpha/beta hydrolase, translating into MQHSAETITSTKNINLYYQSWYPEGQVKGIVAIVHGLGGHSGMYLNIVKQLIPNNFAVYGIDLRGNGKSSGQRAYINSWDEYREDVGAFLEIIKSQNPGIPCFLFGHSMGGLTVLDYILRCPEAAKSLKGVIAFTPALGESGVPRTRIILGRILSQIYPRFSLSVGMDLSLASRNPEAIARYTQDTLRHTQGTARLSTEFFATLTWVQAHANDLQIPFLMMLAGADKVTLPEGGRVFFQKVTLTDKELREYPERYHNMHDDFDCEEVLTDLTNWLEKHL; encoded by the coding sequence ATGCAACATTCCGCAGAAACAATTACTAGTACCAAAAATATAAATTTATACTATCAAAGCTGGTATCCAGAAGGTCAAGTTAAGGGAATAGTAGCTATAGTACATGGTCTAGGTGGACATAGCGGAATGTACTTAAATATAGTTAAGCAATTAATACCAAATAATTTTGCTGTATATGGGATTGATTTACGTGGAAATGGTAAATCTTCTGGACAACGTGCGTATATTAATAGTTGGGATGAATACCGCGAAGATGTGGGAGCATTTTTAGAAATCATCAAAAGTCAAAATCCAGGGATTCCCTGTTTTCTTTTTGGTCATAGTATGGGGGGTTTAACTGTTCTAGACTATATTTTACGGTGTCCGGAGGCAGCTAAATCATTAAAAGGTGTAATTGCTTTTACTCCTGCGCTGGGTGAATCTGGAGTTCCACGTACAAGAATTATTTTAGGAAGAATTCTCTCTCAAATTTATCCCCGTTTTTCCCTGAGTGTGGGGATGGATTTAAGTCTTGCTTCTCGCAATCCGGAAGCCATAGCAAGATATACTCAAGATACCCTAAGACATACCCAGGGAACTGCCCGATTATCTACAGAATTTTTTGCTACCCTCACTTGGGTTCAAGCACACGCTAACGATTTACAGATACCATTTTTGATGATGCTTGCAGGTGCTGACAAGGTGACGCTACCTGAAGGTGGACGTGTATTTTTTCAGAAGGTAACTTTGACGGATAAAGAGTTACGGGAATATCCCGAAAGATATCACAATATGCATGACGATTTTGATTGTGAGGAAGTTTTGACTGATTTAACTAATTGGTTGGAGAAGCATTTGTGA
- a CDS encoding pentapeptide repeat-containing protein codes for MNKASGLSVTKPASVWNKAKSIKADFRELFKSLGKAGIDGFLGKWEEVAKDIVEASASLGLAEAPEEIAWVLIYRALIQAMIDLLAGNQELLINPAIFEDLEVICNYRLDLSLEQTDVKIDQQFFQNPKKLAILESIKIPFSQLLESLGVSKAESATISHRLPTYFVYALHQEWAKHPEKYACLKEEVDTPFTQANQREQAWQIYFAWLQKQVEEPMFLEAFGLKQVFVPLNAYYLRKLEGKQDDDFEFRGRGEKREERVVLDLETELEIWLKQAQKTDAIRVISGGPGSGKSSFAKIFAAKQAEKGEIPVLFVPLHHFDPSDNLVDAVGKFVRIDPDGILPPNPLAEENIESRLLIIFDGLDELAMHGKVGTEVAQNFVREVQRRVDRFNQQKTRLMVIISGRELVVQANSTDFRQPKQILHILPYFVSKEERKNYVDDAKLSEQDKRQIWWQLYGKTKGFDYAGLPDELNKNNITEITSQPLLNYLVALSRGKGEVEFTEDSNLNVIYNKLLKAVYERAWDCSKHSSLQGITEEQFVRFLEAIALASWHGDGRTTTVKEIESHCENSGLKNLLDIFQEGAKAGVTRLLTAFYFRQSGEKQDENTFEFTHKSFGEYLTAKRIVREVRLIQEELEARKKNFDKRSNEQEALKRWAILCGASPMDEYIFNFVFGEMRLQAQTDVEKWQQTLCHLIGFMLRHGMPMEKLDPRPSFQEENRQARNAEEALLVVLNACARVTEKLSEIKWDSPEAFGSWISRLSGQRVGRDIFCLNYLSFLDLQNCNLIYKDLCRANFERANLVGANLLRANLGLANLVGADLLRANLGLANLYGANLERANLVGADLGGANLERANLVGADLEGANLGWANLKGANLVGANLVGARLSHVNLPQVNLPQVNLQQVNLEWASLEGANLEGANLEGANLEGANLEGANLKGANLERANLEWASLEWASLVGANLEQASLTEANLERANLKGAKNLDTDNLKGTILEGKDLSSLIQDSDSNVGN; via the coding sequence ATGAATAAGGCTTCTGGACTTTCGGTAACTAAACCCGCTTCGGTATGGAATAAGGCAAAGTCAATCAAAGCAGACTTTAGAGAACTGTTTAAATCACTGGGTAAAGCTGGTATAGATGGCTTTCTTGGCAAGTGGGAAGAGGTTGCCAAAGATATTGTTGAAGCTTCCGCATCGCTGGGTTTGGCAGAAGCACCAGAAGAAATTGCTTGGGTATTAATTTATCGTGCATTAATCCAGGCGATGATAGATTTACTGGCAGGAAACCAGGAGTTACTAATAAATCCTGCTATATTCGAGGATTTAGAGGTTATTTGTAATTATCGTCTCGATCTTTCCTTAGAACAAACAGATGTCAAAATTGACCAGCAATTTTTTCAAAATCCCAAGAAATTAGCAATATTAGAATCAATAAAAATACCATTTAGCCAGCTTTTAGAAAGCTTGGGTGTATCGAAAGCAGAGTCAGCAACAATCAGTCATCGCTTACCAACATATTTTGTCTACGCATTGCACCAAGAATGGGCAAAACATCCAGAAAAATATGCTTGTTTAAAAGAGGAAGTCGATACACCTTTTACCCAAGCCAATCAACGGGAACAAGCATGGCAAATTTACTTTGCATGGCTACAAAAACAAGTTGAGGAACCAATGTTTTTAGAAGCATTTGGTTTGAAGCAGGTTTTTGTACCGTTAAATGCCTATTATTTGCGGAAACTTGAGGGAAAACAAGATGATGATTTTGAATTTAGGGGAAGGGGAGAAAAACGAGAAGAACGGGTTGTCTTAGATTTAGAAACTGAATTAGAAATTTGGTTAAAGCAAGCACAAAAAACTGATGCTATTCGCGTGATTAGTGGTGGTCCCGGTAGCGGAAAATCATCCTTTGCTAAGATATTTGCAGCGAAACAAGCAGAAAAGGGAGAAATTCCTGTTTTATTTGTTCCTCTCCATCATTTCGATCCTTCAGATAATTTAGTAGATGCAGTAGGAAAATTTGTCCGCATTGATCCAGATGGAATTTTACCACCCAATCCTTTAGCTGAAGAAAATATAGAATCCCGGCTATTAATTATTTTTGATGGCTTAGATGAACTAGCGATGCACGGCAAAGTTGGTACAGAAGTTGCTCAAAACTTTGTCCGAGAAGTTCAAAGACGAGTAGATAGATTTAATCAGCAAAAAACTAGATTAATGGTGATAATTAGTGGTCGGGAATTAGTCGTACAAGCTAATAGTACGGACTTTCGTCAACCCAAGCAAATATTACATATTCTGCCCTATTTTGTGAGTAAAGAAGAGAGAAAAAATTATGTTGATGATGCGAAATTATCAGAACAAGATAAACGTCAAATTTGGTGGCAGCTTTACGGGAAAACCAAAGGTTTTGATTATGCTGGTTTGCCTGATGAATTAAACAAAAATAATATTACAGAAATTACTTCTCAACCCTTATTAAATTACTTGGTGGCATTGAGTCGTGGCAAGGGTGAAGTTGAGTTTACTGAGGATAGTAATCTCAATGTTATTTATAATAAGTTGCTCAAAGCAGTTTATGAACGTGCTTGGGATTGCTCTAAACACAGTTCTCTTCAGGGAATTACAGAAGAGCAATTTGTCAGGTTTCTGGAAGCAATAGCATTAGCTTCATGGCATGGAGATGGACGCACAACGACAGTTAAAGAAATAGAATCCCATTGTGAAAATAGTGGTTTAAAAAATCTCTTGGATATCTTTCAAGAAGGTGCAAAAGCTGGGGTAACTCGCCTCTTGACTGCTTTTTATTTTCGCCAAAGTGGTGAAAAACAGGATGAGAACACATTTGAATTCACTCACAAAAGTTTTGGTGAATATCTAACAGCTAAACGGATTGTGCGGGAAGTAAGACTCATTCAGGAGGAACTAGAAGCCCGGAAAAAGAACTTTGATAAACGATCGAATGAACAAGAAGCACTCAAACGTTGGGCGATTTTGTGTGGTGCATCGCCAATGGATGAGTATATTTTTAATTTTGTTTTTGGCGAAATGCGTTTGCAAGCTCAAACTGATGTGGAGAAATGGCAGCAGACACTATGCCATCTAATTGGTTTTATGCTGCGTCATGGAATGCCGATGGAAAAATTAGACCCCAGACCAAGTTTTCAGGAGGAAAATCGGCAAGCAAGAAATGCTGAGGAAGCATTACTAGTTGTGTTGAATGCCTGTGCGAGGGTGACAGAGAAATTATCAGAAATAAAGTGGGATTCCCCTGAAGCTTTTGGTAGTTGGATTTCTCGCTTATCTGGACAGCGAGTAGGTAGAGATATTTTTTGTTTAAATTATTTGAGCTTTTTAGATTTGCAAAATTGTAATCTCATATACAAAGATCTTTGCAGGGCAAATTTTGAACGAGCAAACCTTGTAGGGGCAAACCTTTTACGGGCAAACCTTGGATTGGCAAACCTTGTAGGTGCAGACCTTTTACGGGCAAACCTTGGATTGGCAAACCTTTACGGTGCAAACCTTGAACGAGCAAACCTTGTAGGGGCAGACCTTGGAGGGGCAAACCTTGAACGGGCAAACCTTGTAGGTGCAGACCTTGAAGGGGCAAACCTTGGATGGGCAAACTTAAAAGGGGCAAACCTTGTAGGGGCAAACCTTGTAGGGGCACGCCTTTCACATGTAAACCTTCCACAGGTAAACCTTCCACAGGTAAACCTTCAACAGGTAAATCTTGAATGGGCAAGCCTTGAAGGGGCAAACCTTGAAGGGGCAAACCTTGAAGGGGCAAACCTTGAAGGGGCAAACCTTGAAGGGGCAAACCTTAAAGGGGCAAACCTTGAACGGGCCAACCTTGAATGGGCAAGCCTTGAATGGGCAAGCCTTGTAGGGGCAAACCTCGAACAGGCAAGCCTTACAGAGGCAAACCTTGAACGGGCAAACCTTAAAGGGGCGAAAAATCTTGATACAGACAATCTGAAAGGAACAATTCTGGAAGGCAAAGATTTATCAAGCTTGATTCAAGATTCAGATTCTAATGTCGGTAATTAA